The Virgibacillus siamensis sequence CATTTACCGTTAATGTTTCAACTAAAGAAAAGCCACTTCAAAATGGATCTGTGACCTTGGAAATCTGGCAAGAAAATCAGGATAAACATCAATGGCTGAATATGACAGAACAATCAGGCGGTACATATAAAGGAAAAACCACTTTTGACAAAACCGGAGCCTATCAAATTAAAGTTCATGTAAAAAAAGATGACATTCATTACCACAAAGTGTTTAAAACCAAGGTAAAATAAAATGAGGAAGAGGCAATAAAGTGCTAATAACACTTTATTGCCTCTTCTCTGTTACCGCTGGATCATCTGCTCTGTTTCATAATTCCGAAATGCTGTCGTTACAATTCCAAGTTCATGATGGTCCCCTTCATATAAAGCACTTTGCACATACCTGGCCTCACCGTTTTCATCGACCAGTTCCAATTTAAAAAAGGTATTTTTCTGCAATGCATAATAAAAATCATCCAGGCTGTTAACTTGTTGTCCACTCACTTTGACAATCGAGTCACCAACTTGTACTCCCAGCCGATCTGCAGGTGAATTGGGCAAAACGGCAAGGATTTTAATACCTTTCTTTCGCCGCATGAAACAGGCATTGTTTCTTTGATCCGCATTACGGTGCCTGAAATTGATCAATTCTTTACCGATTATTCCAAGCATAACTGCGATAATCGACAGCCAGGGAATGAAAATACTTCCTACTGCCAATAACAATACCAGAACGCCAAGTGACAAAACCGATTTTGAAATTCGTGCAGCAGCTTTTTCAGGCAAGCTTCCGCTGACTTGATAGTCAAATCCAATCAGAAACGGAACCAGCAATAAACTATATGTCTCCCCATTCATGGAAATATAGGGCCAAAATGGGATAAAAGGCGTTATTAAGCCGGATGGGACTAAAACAAAAAAAGGTATAACTCCTATTTTTTTCAAATGATGAACCCCAATAAGCATTCCACGCCTGCCAGAGACCAGTTCCGGAAATGTATTATTGTTTCGAATACGTTTTATCATCATTGCCTCTGCGATAAGCATAACTGCGAGTAAAAAAACCAAACCGGAAATGTTTGTTTTGGAAAACCAATTTTCAAATAAAGCCAGATTTACTGGAACAACCGGTAACAGAAGCAAGATAAAGCAAGAGATACCGATTGTGTAACTTGCGGATAATAATGAAAAGCGTAACGAAATACTAAGGATTATAGCAAGGATACTTAGAACCAAAATAGTTCCATACGAAAAAACGACACCGGCTCCCAGACAAACAATAGAAATAACCAATCCCGAAATTAAGCCAATGACCCAAGTGCCATTCCATTCCGAAAAAACATCAAATAATTTAAATCCGAAATAATGCCGTTCCCGTTTAATGCGTCGAAGTCCGGCAAGGAAAACTAATATAAGTATCCAATACAATAATGGATTTAAGAATGCCTTGCCAATCCCTTTTGCCAGTTCGATAAACCATGATTCCACCATTTGATCACCTACCCCGATAATGCAAATCTTCTTGATTAACTGTTATATTCGATATTTTTCGATTTATCTCCTGCCTGTATACGTTAAAATTATCACGGACAGAAAGAGGCCGGGACAAAAAGTGTATTATCCAAAAGAAAACACAAACAAGTAATAAGAAAATGGAGCGTATAACCGCTCCGGAAATATACTTCGCTTTCCGCGGGCAGCTGCTGAGCCTCCTCGTGCTTACGCACTGCGGGGTCTCATCTAGGCTTCTCCTCCCGCAGGAGTCTCCGTATATTTCCTACGCTAATGTTCGTCTTTTAAATGACACTTTTTGATATGTCCCAACCTCTGTTTTACTCATATAATACATGCAATGCTTTTTTCATTTGCCGATCTTCTTTGCCGGCACGAATTTTTTCAACAATCGCTGTTTCAATCTTTCCTGCTGTTTTTTTATCAATTTTACCGGTTACTTGGAGATCATGTTCCGTTTGGAATTTCTTAACAGCTGTTTCGGTATTTTTATTAAAATAGCCGTCCGTGCGTCCCGGATTATAGCCAAGACCTTTCAACATAATCTGGATATTTTCCACTTTATCACCGGTATGATTGAACGTAATAGGTTCATTTACTTTAACAGGGTTAGTGAAATAATAATCCGGCTGTTTCACTTTTACGGTAGGTTTAACACCCTTTTTGTGTATCCATTTCCCTTCTGGTGACAACCATTTAAAGAATGTAAGTTTAATTGTACTGCCATCTCCCAGCGGCACCGCCTGCTGAACGGTTCCTTTTCCAAAACTCGTTACTCCAACAACATCATAACCTGCATCTTTCATGGCCACAGCCAGGATTTCGGATGCGGATGCACTGCCTTCGTTAATGACCACACTGATTGGATAAGGTTTCTTTTCATCCAGTTCCGAAAAGGATTTTGATTTCTTACCTTGTTGATTTGCTATTTGAACCATTGGCATATCTTTGGGGATGAAGTTCTTCAATATCCCTTCAACTGCACTTAATAATCCACCCGGGTTACCCCGCACATCAATTACAAGCCCCTCAATTCCTTTTTCCTCAAGGTCCTTAAGCTGTTTGGAAAAGTGTTGTGCCGTTTTTTCGGAAAAAGAAGTAATTTCAATAACACCGGTTTTTTTGCTATTAATTTCTTTCACTTCCGAATAAACCGTCTCAAGTGGAATATCATCC is a genomic window containing:
- a CDS encoding PDZ domain-containing protein, translating into MVESWFIELAKGIGKAFLNPLLYWILILVFLAGLRRIKRERHYFGFKLFDVFSEWNGTWVIGLISGLVISIVCLGAGVVFSYGTILVLSILAIILSISLRFSLLSASYTIGISCFILLLLPVVPVNLALFENWFSKTNISGLVFLLAVMLIAEAMMIKRIRNNNTFPELVSGRRGMLIGVHHLKKIGVIPFFVLVPSGLITPFIPFWPYISMNGETYSLLLVPFLIGFDYQVSGSLPEKAAARISKSVLSLGVLVLLLAVGSIFIPWLSIIAVMLGIIGKELINFRHRNADQRNNACFMRRKKGIKILAVLPNSPADRLGVQVGDSIVKVSGQQVNSLDDFYYALQKNTFFKLELVDENGEARYVQSALYEGDHHELGIVTTAFRNYETEQMIQR
- a CDS encoding S41 family peptidase, whose product is MNLRKQHIVLILLAALVLGFAGAYFGVQLAQDDNSNSVVLDSDDKSDSSDNKEVNLMENMNKVANAYNMIKDNYLKDVSDKQLVEGAIQGMLKSLDDPYSTYMDAETMERFNDTIESSFEGIGAEVSMVNGKVNIVAPIKDSPAEEAGLRPNDKILKVDGKSVVGMDLFEAVELIRGEKGSEVVLEVQRAGVEDPFDVTIVRDDIPLETVYSEVKEINSKKTGVIEITSFSEKTAQHFSKQLKDLEEKGIEGLVIDVRGNPGGLLSAVEGILKNFIPKDMPMVQIANQQGKKSKSFSELDEKKPYPISVVINEGSASASEILAVAMKDAGYDVVGVTSFGKGTVQQAVPLGDGSTIKLTFFKWLSPEGKWIHKKGVKPTVKVKQPDYYFTNPVKVNEPITFNHTGDKVENIQIMLKGLGYNPGRTDGYFNKNTETAVKKFQTEHDLQVTGKIDKKTAGKIETAIVEKIRAGKEDRQMKKALHVLYE